From Fibrobacterota bacterium, the proteins below share one genomic window:
- a CDS encoding TIGR02147 family protein — protein sequence MASLLLGAIYAMEAKPHIEEESPPNVYRYDDFRAFLKESFAWKKAQDSEYSYRRFAKDAGISNPGYLLDVILGKRTLSDNAIKKTVAAFGLNEAEGEFFKLLVDFGQSKKDAQRQEIYQEILYRRNRSRFARVSPHLVKYYQDFHYPLVYSALHAFEFRGDYEAFAAVFDPPIAPAALKKYIRELCEWELVKQGGDGRYLVTESFVEPPVTMGALVRRLNREWILQAAEAPFRFGTDERHVSTLLLSVSVDARKRLHGEIERFRREVLDIVAGDSGKPESLMQLSIQYFPKTKKRK from the coding sequence GTGGCATCTTTACTTTTGGGAGCGATCTACGCCATGGAAGCCAAGCCGCATATTGAGGAAGAGTCGCCGCCGAACGTGTATCGGTATGACGATTTCCGGGCTTTCCTGAAAGAGAGCTTCGCGTGGAAGAAGGCGCAGGATAGCGAGTATTCCTATCGGCGCTTCGCGAAGGATGCGGGGATTTCCAATCCGGGGTATTTGCTGGACGTGATCCTCGGGAAGCGGACCTTGAGCGACAACGCCATCAAGAAGACCGTGGCCGCCTTCGGGTTGAACGAGGCGGAAGGGGAATTCTTCAAGCTGTTGGTGGATTTCGGGCAGTCCAAGAAGGACGCGCAGCGGCAGGAGATCTATCAGGAAATCCTGTACCGCCGCAATCGCAGCCGTTTCGCGCGCGTGAGCCCGCACTTGGTCAAGTACTACCAGGACTTCCATTATCCGCTGGTGTACAGCGCCTTGCATGCCTTCGAATTCCGCGGCGACTATGAAGCCTTCGCTGCCGTGTTCGATCCGCCCATCGCTCCGGCGGCCTTGAAGAAGTATATCCGGGAGCTATGCGAGTGGGAGCTGGTCAAACAAGGGGGCGACGGGCGGTACCTGGTGACCGAGTCCTTCGTGGAGCCGCCCGTGACCATGGGCGCCTTGGTGCGCCGCCTCAACCGGGAATGGATTCTGCAAGCCGCCGAGGCTCCCTTCCGCTTCGGAACCGATGAGCGCCACGTTTCCACCTTGTTGCTTTCGGTGAGCGTGGATGCCCGCAAGCGTTTGCACGGCGAGATCGAACGCTTCCGCAGGGAGGTCCTCGATATCGTGGCGGGCGACTCCGGTAAGCCGGAATCGTTGATGCAATTGTCCATCCAGTATTTCCCCAAAACCAAGAAGCGGAAATAG
- a CDS encoding exo-alpha-sialidase gives MSRNTRQSAQGKIILDEKQISISGITPLSTVSIESYLANGSRIYPASLLQSGNASQTALFAVSSKSHLSKVGANYTLYINATGYSGRQISVANTQSAVGTIKLLPLTVETGVWTNVTPAGFTLDFDFHGTSQNFGAMDVLADPVRPNDVYAFSCYQGVWKSTNAGVNWTKITATGVMDAGRAWGECIDLNPNRDPNTPPTMWACQGYGVSGIFKSTDGGVTWANYAIPFGGNANSDPYSPQVDPFDANHLITGIHEQSGVAESVDGGVTWHDASGDMNGGISWYPFFINTGSAATTRTTWIAIAQVQDGSAGTVRTTDGGTHWTKVSSNEHAHGGTQIYQAGAGGVVYISGDNAKEGKGISRSTDLGATWTHVGQDLSGGSVYGTPNHVYSSCNGATNAYQNPYFQVGDSNGQSFVWATSAVPAGMTNGPKVTAVTYDASIGKYVLVGGSWSAGIWRYIEP, from the coding sequence TTGTCGCGAAACACCCGTCAATCCGCGCAAGGGAAAATCATCCTTGATGAAAAGCAAATCTCGATTTCGGGTATAACCCCGCTCTCCACGGTGAGTATCGAAAGTTACCTGGCGAACGGATCGCGGATCTATCCTGCTTCTTTGCTGCAGAGCGGCAACGCAAGCCAGACCGCCCTTTTCGCGGTATCATCAAAAAGCCATTTATCAAAGGTCGGCGCAAATTACACGCTCTACATCAACGCGACTGGTTACTCGGGCAGGCAGATCAGCGTAGCCAATACGCAGAGCGCTGTCGGGACAATCAAACTGTTACCCCTTACCGTCGAAACCGGTGTCTGGACCAATGTTACTCCGGCAGGCTTCACGCTCGATTTCGATTTTCACGGGACTAGCCAGAACTTCGGGGCGATGGATGTCCTTGCCGACCCGGTTCGCCCTAATGATGTCTACGCGTTTTCTTGCTATCAAGGCGTTTGGAAGTCGACCAACGCCGGCGTAAACTGGACGAAAATCACCGCAACCGGCGTGATGGACGCCGGCCGCGCGTGGGGTGAATGTATCGACCTCAATCCAAATCGCGATCCGAATACTCCGCCGACAATGTGGGCATGCCAGGGATACGGCGTTTCGGGCATTTTCAAATCCACCGACGGCGGTGTAACATGGGCCAACTACGCGATCCCCTTTGGCGGAAACGCCAATAGCGATCCGTACTCACCGCAAGTCGACCCGTTTGACGCGAACCATCTCATCACCGGGATTCATGAGCAAAGCGGCGTTGCGGAATCGGTGGACGGTGGCGTCACGTGGCACGATGCGAGTGGAGACATGAATGGGGGGATTTCGTGGTATCCGTTCTTCATCAATACCGGCAGCGCCGCCACCACGCGAACAACCTGGATTGCCATCGCGCAGGTGCAAGACGGCTCTGCAGGAACGGTCAGAACGACCGACGGCGGAACGCACTGGACCAAAGTCTCCAGCAACGAGCATGCGCATGGAGGGACCCAGATTTATCAGGCGGGCGCGGGTGGTGTCGTATACATCAGCGGTGACAATGCGAAAGAAGGCAAAGGGATATCGCGCAGCACCGATTTGGGAGCGACGTGGACCCATGTCGGTCAGGATCTCAGCGGTGGGAGCGTATACGGAACGCCTAATCATGTGTACTCCAGTTGCAACGGCGCGACAAATGCTTACCAGAATCCCTACTTTCAGGTGGGCGATAGCAATGGACAATCCTTCGTATGGGCGACTTCGGCGGTGCCGGCGGGTATGACCAACGGGCCAAAGGTTACCGCAGTGACCTATGATGCATCGATTGGCAAATATGTACTCGTTGGCGGTAGCTGGTCCGCCGGAATCTGGCGATACATCGAACCGTAA